In a single window of the Litorilituus sediminis genome:
- a CDS encoding IS3 family transposase (programmed frameshift), translating into MTQRRKPRKYTDEFREEAVKLVTEQGYSVTEAANSLGITTKLLYNWKDKFAKQASGETLSKDERAELVKLRKENKRLLMEREILKKGQRLLCERNEVKFEYIKEQQWRFPISALCNVLKVSRSAYYAWLKRPAKIITPDELRLYRRIKRLFDDSRSSAGARTLMKLLRKEGFNIGIFRVKSLMKLLSLQVKQRVAYKVTTMRKHSHAIADNLLKRKFNPASANQTWAGDITYLRTHQGWMYLAVVMDLHSRRIIGWALSKRMTVDLTMRAMQMAINLRQPKAGLIFHSDRGSQYTSKRYRAQLWANRITPSMSGCGACLDNAVVERFFGSLKNEWLLNVYHLTRESMKIDVEKYIKYYNSVRLHTTLNDMSPIEFESVRRKCAA; encoded by the exons ATGACGCAAAGAAGAAAACCAAGAAAATATACAGATGAGTTCAGAGAAGAAGCTGTAAAGCTCGTTACAGAACAAGGTTATAGCGTAACCGAAGCTGCTAACTCGTTAGGCATTACAACGAAGCTGCTTTATAACTGGAAAGATAAATTTGCTAAGCAAGCTTCAGGCGAAACATTAAGTAAAGATGAAAGAGCTGAGCTGGTTAAGCTTAGAAAAGAAAACAAACGCTTGCTAATGGAGCGTGAAATCCTAAAAAAAG GCCAGCGCCTTCTTTGCGAAAGAAATGAAGTAAAGTTCGAATATATTAAAGAGCAGCAATGGCGCTTTCCAATCAGTGCGCTATGTAATGTTTTAAAAGTGAGTCGCTCAGCCTATTACGCTTGGCTTAAGCGGCCAGCTAAAATCATCACACCAGATGAGCTAAGACTATATCGTCGTATAAAGCGACTATTTGATGATAGCCGAAGCAGTGCTGGTGCCAGAACCTTGATGAAGCTGCTACGCAAAGAAGGTTTTAATATTGGAATTTTCCGAGTAAAAAGTTTGATGAAGTTACTCAGCTTACAAGTAAAACAACGAGTAGCTTACAAAGTGACGACCATGCGAAAGCATAGTCATGCTATTGCAGATAATTTGCTTAAGCGTAAGTTTAATCCAGCTAGCGCTAACCAAACGTGGGCTGGTGATATTACTTACTTGAGAACTCACCAAGGCTGGATGTATCTAGCTGTAGTAATGGATTTACATTCTCGCCGTATTATTGGTTGGGCTTTAAGTAAGCGTATGACCGTTGATTTAACAATGAGAGCTATGCAGATGGCAATTAACCTACGCCAACCCAAAGCAGGCTTAATATTCCATAGCGATAGAGGTTCACAATATACCAGCAAGCGCTATCGAGCTCAGCTATGGGCTAATCGAATTACACCATCCATGAGTGGTTGTGGGGCTTGCTTAGATAATGCTGTAGTTGAAAGGTTCTTCGGAAGCTTGAAAAATGAATGGCTATTAAATGTTTATCACTTAACAAGAGAAAGCATGAAAATCGATGTTGAAAAATACATCAAATACTATAACTCAGTTCGATTACATACGACCTTAAACGATATGTCGCCAATCGAGTTTGAAAGTGTAAGGAGAAAGTGTGCGGCCTAG
- a CDS encoding GFA family protein: MSVSGSCLCGEVNFEIDGDFESFYLCHCKYCQKDTGSAHASNLFSSVAKLVWQSGQEKIKTYELPSTRHIKSFCSNCGSALPSLQMNDKLLVVPAGSLNQDISIKANAHIFTSSRANWDCGLENIKSYEQLPQ; encoded by the coding sequence ATGAGCGTATCAGGTTCTTGTCTATGTGGTGAAGTTAATTTTGAAATCGATGGGGATTTTGAAAGCTTTTATCTTTGCCACTGTAAGTATTGCCAAAAAGATACAGGTTCAGCGCATGCTTCAAATTTATTTTCTTCTGTAGCAAAGCTCGTATGGCAATCTGGCCAAGAAAAAATAAAAACTTATGAATTACCTTCAACTAGGCACATTAAAAGCTTTTGTTCTAACTGTGGTTCTGCGTTACCAAGTTTGCAAATGAATGATAAATTACTCGTTGTTCCTGCGGGTAGTCTCAATCAAGATATATCAATTAAAGCCAATGCACATATTTTTACATCTAGTCGTGCAAATTGGGATTGTGGGTTAGAAAACATCAAATCATATGAGCAATTACCCCAATAA